One Stratiformator vulcanicus genomic window, GTCGAACTGTTCACCTCCGAAGGCTGCAGCAGTTGCCCGCCGGCCGATCGACTTTTGGCCGAGTTGGATCAGAAGGCCGAGAAGCAGGACCTGCCGGTCTTTGTGCTCGGGATGCATGTCGATTATTGGAACAGCCTCGGCTGGCCCGACCGGTTCTCCAGCAAAGAGGTCACCGCCCGGCAGCAGCGATACGCCAAATGGATGGAGCGCAAAGGCGTTTACACGCCGCAGATGATCGTGAACGGTTCGACCCACTTCGTCGGTTCCGATGCGAAAGCCGCCGAACGGGCCATCAATGCGGCACTCGAGCAGTCCTCCGATGTGACGCTGAACGCTGAAGTCGACAAGACTTCAGACGATACCGGCCGACTCGAAGGAATGGTCGACGGGGCGGA contains:
- a CDS encoding DUF1223 domain-containing protein; amino-acid sequence: MAVICGATWGVLPATASGEEETEGFAVVELFTSEGCSSCPPADRLLAELDQKAEKQDLPVFVLGMHVDYWNSLGWPDRFSSKEVTARQQRYAKWMERKGVYTPQMIVNGSTHFVGSDAKAAERAINAALEQSSDVTLNAEVDKTSDDTGRLEGMVDGAEQEIEVIVVQLRDTASSKVTSGENSGRTLTHVNIVEKFWARPVDEQGRFTLDLADRGNHEYVVFAQQKADGRIVAAISLNSK